Proteins encoded in a region of the Streptomyces sp. NBC_01471 genome:
- a CDS encoding oxidoreductase: MTHTTKTLLITGVSGGLGRAFATAALEAGHTVVGTVRNGADAASFTALHPARAHARILDVTDDEAVFTVTGEVEEAIGPVDVLIANAGYGLEGTFEETSLADLRAQFDVNVFGAAATIRAVLPFMRRRRRGHILAVTSMGGLAGFPGVSAYCGSKYALEGILEAIGKEVAAFGIHVTAIEPGSFRTDWAGRSMIRAPRTIPDYDDLFEPIRAARKEADGRQPGDPARAAGALLRVLDAPDPPAHLVLGSDALRLVRAGRAAVDHDLDTWKDLTLSTDFPQTDEKG, translated from the coding sequence ATGACACACACAACCAAGACCTTGCTGATCACAGGCGTCAGCGGCGGCCTCGGCCGAGCCTTCGCCACCGCCGCCCTGGAGGCCGGCCACACCGTCGTCGGCACCGTCCGCAACGGCGCCGACGCGGCGTCCTTCACCGCCCTGCACCCGGCACGCGCGCACGCCCGCATCCTCGATGTGACCGACGACGAAGCCGTGTTCACCGTGACGGGAGAGGTGGAGGAGGCCATCGGCCCCGTCGACGTGCTGATCGCGAACGCGGGCTACGGCTTGGAAGGGACCTTCGAGGAAACCTCCCTGGCCGACCTGCGCGCCCAGTTCGACGTCAACGTCTTCGGCGCCGCAGCCACCATCCGGGCCGTTCTGCCCTTCATGCGCCGACGGCGCCGCGGGCACATCCTGGCCGTCACCTCCATGGGCGGTCTGGCCGGCTTCCCCGGCGTCTCCGCCTACTGCGGCAGCAAATACGCGCTCGAAGGCATCCTCGAAGCCATCGGCAAAGAAGTCGCCGCCTTCGGCATCCACGTCACCGCCATCGAGCCGGGCTCCTTCCGTACCGACTGGGCCGGACGCTCGATGATCCGCGCACCGCGCACCATCCCCGATTACGACGACCTCTTCGAACCCATCCGCGCTGCCCGCAAGGAGGCCGATGGACGACAGCCCGGTGACCCGGCCCGCGCCGCCGGCGCTCTCCTGCGCGTCCTCGACGCACCCGATCCGCCCGCCCACCTGGTCCTCGGCTCCGACGCCCTGCGCCTGGTCCGCGCCGGGCGGGCGGCTGTCGACCACGACCTCGACACCTGGAAGGACCTCACTCTCTCCACCGACTTCCCGCAGACCGACGAGAAGGGATGA
- a CDS encoding ABC transporter permease — protein MLKAYRIELRRSPLLTAFPVMVAVDLLVLFGRSQYWIGVWPEASVAAQIVTLFLGPILAGVSAWQAGRSSRARVPEFLLAAARPGWRIEATRLAATLTLGFVAYGVGCLTAAAVSLHDAGPGFLWPSYLLLGAATLIMFASVGHLAGRWWPSAGFTPIVCALGCFISMLALPFRFEVLAGPPDTHLQVQPTVVRMLFALALVVLAVTAPPRRRRAERETPFRRSSWHIKGAAVGALVCSLTALFAIPAAGELSADRPASATAPLCDRVNESTSRVCVWPEHRKYLPDLTRMVQRLGETGQHQFKAPDTFYEYGLRRIALGDRGFDIAEGHVRTAAIAMADQVFTESFGLCRPPANERQALMAIDNIHLWLEYRAMGEDPAVADKGLHQEGVSAAQREATKAARMSSADQRKWVSHERSHLRENWCNPDERP, from the coding sequence ATGCTGAAGGCCTACCGCATCGAGCTGCGGCGATCCCCTCTTCTCACCGCCTTTCCAGTGATGGTCGCGGTGGACCTGCTGGTGCTGTTCGGGCGGTCACAGTACTGGATCGGCGTGTGGCCTGAGGCGAGTGTGGCGGCGCAGATCGTCACACTCTTCCTGGGGCCCATCCTCGCTGGCGTTTCCGCCTGGCAGGCTGGACGTTCCTCTCGGGCGAGAGTCCCCGAGTTCCTACTGGCAGCTGCCCGGCCCGGCTGGCGGATCGAGGCCACAAGGCTGGCTGCCACTCTCACGCTCGGGTTCGTTGCGTATGGGGTCGGGTGCCTTACCGCCGCCGCTGTCTCGCTTCACGATGCAGGGCCAGGCTTTTTGTGGCCGTCCTACCTGCTGTTGGGAGCCGCGACCCTGATCATGTTTGCATCCGTGGGACATCTGGCCGGCCGGTGGTGGCCATCGGCCGGATTCACCCCCATCGTCTGTGCGCTGGGCTGCTTCATCAGCATGCTGGCGCTGCCGTTCAGATTCGAAGTCCTTGCAGGGCCTCCGGACACACACCTGCAGGTGCAGCCGACCGTCGTTCGTATGCTTTTCGCTCTCGCTCTCGTGGTCCTGGCAGTCACGGCACCACCGCGGAGGAGAAGGGCCGAGCGTGAAACACCTTTCCGGCGGTCATCGTGGCACATCAAGGGTGCTGCTGTCGGGGCACTGGTCTGCTCTCTTACCGCATTGTTCGCGATTCCGGCTGCCGGCGAACTGAGCGCGGACCGTCCAGCCTCTGCAACTGCGCCGCTGTGTGATCGTGTTAACGAAAGCACCTCGCGGGTGTGTGTATGGCCTGAGCACCGAAAGTACCTGCCAGATTTGACCCGAATGGTTCAGCGCCTTGGCGAGACCGGCCAGCATCAATTCAAAGCGCCCGACACATTTTATGAGTACGGGCTGCGGCGTATCGCACTGGGAGACCGAGGGTTCGATATCGCTGAAGGACATGTACGCACTGCGGCGATAGCCATGGCTGATCAGGTGTTCACCGAGTCGTTCGGGCTATGTCGCCCTCCTGCCAACGAGCGCCAAGCGTTGATGGCCATAGATAATATCCATCTATGGCTCGAATACCGGGCTATGGGCGAGGACCCGGCGGTTGCCGATAAGGGTCTCCACCAAGAAGGTGTCTCTGCCGCGCAGCGTGAAGCTACCAAGGCCGCCCGAATGTCTTCTGCTGATCAGCGGAAATGGGTCTCGCATGAGCGTAGCCATCTTCGCGAGAACTGGTGCAATCCTGATGAACGGCCCTGA
- a CDS encoding serine/threonine protein kinase: MSDSIAVPTGVQPISFDVHVVRGGGLGGARDDFETMIAQLAAATTPNVRSVAANPGDWGIDAFAGNLGGAITVWQSKYFMHVTTKKHVQQVEDSLDNVLKAAVKNGHTIASWILCIPSNMDGPMTAWWDTWTRAKEKEHGLVIQLWDETALRKKLLSPEGDDVRRGFYETYAQPAPASVEQLRLVLEVEDDEAAALGSALFIRQMAEAGHMELDSAKRQFFNADLVAREIAHKDVPAEVAALSSADATLHGLWEMQFNECAAEDALRVLHSRVWRDVRNEHDKLPKSLRLELVHSWGLVHRLVDNRKAGWVKHWRQIAAEHSDG, translated from the coding sequence GTGTCTGACTCAATAGCCGTGCCGACGGGTGTCCAGCCAATCAGTTTCGACGTGCACGTAGTCCGCGGGGGAGGCCTCGGCGGAGCCCGCGACGACTTCGAAACGATGATCGCTCAGCTTGCCGCCGCAACTACCCCAAACGTACGGTCCGTCGCCGCCAATCCGGGCGACTGGGGTATCGACGCCTTCGCTGGAAACCTCGGCGGGGCGATCACAGTGTGGCAGTCGAAGTACTTCATGCATGTCACCACCAAGAAGCACGTACAGCAGGTCGAAGACTCGCTCGACAACGTGCTGAAGGCAGCCGTTAAGAACGGCCACACCATCGCCAGCTGGATTCTGTGCATCCCTTCCAACATGGACGGCCCAATGACGGCATGGTGGGACACGTGGACGAGGGCGAAGGAGAAGGAGCACGGCCTCGTCATCCAGCTCTGGGACGAGACCGCCCTCCGGAAGAAGCTGCTTAGCCCCGAAGGCGACGACGTGCGTCGCGGCTTCTATGAGACGTACGCTCAGCCCGCCCCTGCCTCCGTGGAGCAGCTTCGGCTGGTACTCGAAGTCGAGGACGACGAGGCAGCCGCCCTTGGCTCCGCCTTGTTCATTCGGCAGATGGCCGAGGCCGGTCATATGGAGCTGGACTCGGCCAAGAGGCAGTTCTTCAATGCCGATCTTGTGGCTCGCGAGATCGCGCACAAGGACGTTCCGGCGGAGGTGGCGGCGCTCAGTTCCGCCGATGCGACGCTCCACGGTCTATGGGAGATGCAGTTCAACGAATGCGCGGCCGAGGACGCGCTTCGGGTTCTCCACTCCCGTGTCTGGCGGGATGTACGCAACGAGCACGACAAACTGCCGAAGTCGCTCCGCCTGGAGCTGGTGCATAGCTGGGGACTGGTCCACCGGCTGGTGGACAACCGCAAGGCGGGCTGGGTCAAACACTGGCGGCAGATCGCCGCCGAGCACTCCGACGGCTGA
- a CDS encoding lipase family protein, whose protein sequence is MHRIAIGKLATAVVTALTVTAVPAATAVAAPSAPSASSTVTAADSFYTYDGSKPLSSYAPGAVLKTRTLQYHVLGIPTPVKAIQLLFRTVDAQGRPSAGVTSIVRSLNGDGGKAVSYQSFYDSLNPADSPSRAIAGDVSLGGLIANGESLLMVPLLLAGYNVIIPDSEGQTADFAAGPEYGTNTLDSIRAASQAPETGLSSATRVGLAGYSGGAIATHWAAALAPSYAPDVDKRLVGFAEGGLLVDPAHNLKYIGGSSTWAGVAPMAIIGAARSYDIDFTPYLNSYGAQVFKKLQNASITNALGQYAGLTWKQMVKPEYANPNSVPPFIEAVNKLNLGSAATPDAPGYIVQGSGGVLEGTTSNLPGIGRGDGVMVAGDVRALARQYCDKGNTSIKYQQYDLLSHVGAAVPWAPAALGWLNDRFAGKVPPSDCGRIPAGNSLAPEVPTTGN, encoded by the coding sequence ATGCATCGCATCGCCATCGGGAAGCTGGCAACCGCAGTCGTCACTGCTCTGACCGTCACCGCCGTTCCAGCTGCCACGGCTGTGGCCGCCCCTTCCGCCCCGTCCGCCTCGTCGACAGTGACGGCGGCAGATTCGTTCTACACCTACGACGGCAGCAAGCCCTTGTCCTCGTACGCACCGGGCGCCGTCCTCAAAACGCGGACGCTGCAGTACCACGTCCTCGGCATCCCGACCCCGGTCAAAGCGATCCAGCTGCTGTTCCGCACGGTCGACGCCCAGGGCCGCCCGTCCGCCGGGGTGACCTCGATCGTGCGCAGCCTCAACGGCGATGGCGGCAAGGCCGTGTCGTACCAGTCGTTCTACGATTCCCTCAACCCCGCGGACTCACCGTCGCGGGCGATCGCGGGTGACGTCTCCCTCGGCGGCCTGATCGCGAACGGCGAGTCCCTCCTCATGGTGCCGCTGCTGCTGGCGGGCTACAACGTCATCATCCCGGACAGCGAGGGACAGACCGCCGACTTCGCGGCCGGCCCGGAGTACGGAACGAACACGCTGGACTCGATCCGGGCCGCGAGCCAGGCCCCGGAGACCGGTCTGAGCTCCGCCACCCGGGTCGGGCTGGCCGGCTACTCGGGCGGAGCCATCGCCACCCACTGGGCGGCCGCGCTCGCGCCGAGCTATGCACCGGACGTCGACAAGAGGCTGGTGGGCTTCGCCGAAGGCGGGCTGCTCGTCGACCCGGCGCACAACCTCAAGTACATAGGCGGCAGCTCCACCTGGGCCGGGGTCGCGCCCATGGCCATCATCGGGGCCGCCCGTTCGTACGACATCGACTTCACGCCCTACCTGAACAGCTACGGTGCACAGGTCTTCAAGAAGCTCCAGAACGCGTCGATCACCAACGCCCTGGGCCAGTACGCCGGACTGACGTGGAAGCAGATGGTGAAGCCGGAGTACGCGAACCCGAATTCGGTGCCCCCCTTCATCGAGGCGGTGAACAAACTCAACCTCGGCTCGGCCGCCACCCCCGACGCCCCCGGGTACATCGTGCAGGGCAGCGGGGGCGTGCTGGAGGGCACCACCAGCAACCTCCCGGGCATCGGAAGGGGCGACGGGGTGATGGTCGCGGGAGATGTGCGCGCGCTGGCCCGGCAGTACTGCGACAAGGGCAACACCTCGATCAAGTACCAGCAGTACGACCTGCTCAGCCATGTCGGGGCCGCCGTGCCGTGGGCGCCCGCCGCTCTCGGCTGGCTCAATGACAGGTTCGCGGGCAAGGTGCCCCCGTCGGACTGCGGCCGGATCCCCGCGGGCAACTCCCTCGCGCCGGAGGTGCCGACAACAGGGAACTGA
- a CDS encoding helix-turn-helix transcriptional regulator, producing MTSNDLGDFLRAHRARLQPRDVGLPSYGARRVAGLRREEVAVLAGMNSDYYARLEQGRERSPSPQILDAISGALHMDDAAREHLYRLAGAGRDGNRDLPREAVGTPLKQLLDGYTDAPAFVLNPAKDFLAANALAEALFSPFEAVDNLARMTFLDPAARGFFTRWDRSAEAVVAGLRHATGLGPHYPRLYELIDFLTGASEDFAALWASHTVYGKTQDAKELDHPDVGPLSLTYQSFDVRGAPGQLLVIYHAEPESADAQALTLLGSLHATRHGQSTGER from the coding sequence GTGACCAGCAACGATCTCGGAGATTTCCTGCGCGCCCACCGTGCACGCCTGCAACCCCGTGACGTCGGCCTCCCCTCCTACGGCGCCCGCCGGGTGGCGGGGCTGCGACGGGAGGAGGTCGCCGTCCTGGCCGGCATGAACAGCGACTACTACGCCCGGCTGGAACAGGGCCGCGAGCGCAGCCCCTCCCCGCAGATCCTCGACGCGATCAGTGGCGCCCTGCACATGGACGACGCGGCGCGCGAGCACCTGTACCGGCTGGCGGGCGCGGGACGGGACGGCAACCGGGACCTGCCGAGGGAAGCGGTCGGTACACCGCTGAAGCAACTCCTCGACGGCTATACGGACGCCCCGGCGTTCGTCCTGAACCCGGCGAAGGACTTCCTGGCGGCCAACGCCCTGGCCGAAGCGCTGTTCTCCCCGTTCGAAGCAGTGGACAACCTCGCCCGCATGACGTTCCTCGACCCAGCGGCACGGGGATTCTTCACACGCTGGGACAGATCGGCCGAGGCGGTCGTCGCCGGGCTGCGCCACGCCACGGGCCTCGGCCCCCACTACCCGCGTCTGTACGAGCTGATCGACTTCCTGACCGGGGCGAGCGAGGACTTCGCCGCGCTCTGGGCATCACACACCGTCTACGGAAAGACCCAGGACGCCAAGGAACTCGACCACCCCGACGTCGGGCCCCTCTCGCTCACCTACCAGTCCTTCGATGTCCGCGGGGCGCCGGGACAGCTGCTGGTGATCTACCACGCCGAACCGGAAAGCGCCGATGCCCAGGCACTCACTCTGCTCGGCAGCCTGCACGCCACCCGCCACGGGCAGTCCACCGGAGAACGGTAG
- a CDS encoding glycoside hydrolase domain-containing protein, with product MPSHRISKKRRYVGISLAGLAVLLGGAFAAEAATAGTVSRPAPKIFTGHAFDTCTAPSLTAMKGWYATSVYRGAAVYVGGKNRGCAQPNLTASWVKSVSSTGWKLIPLYVGAQPPCQASNNPEKMTASNATSLAATDAADAVAKEAALGMKAGSPVYLDMEYFDPKNTSCVNTVLSYIRSFDKTVKAKGYWSGFYGFSNSSAAVVANAKTRTDLPEILWYARYDDVYSTTKGFPYASTLYTGHRRGHQFAVNKKVTHTGGTLTIDRDAWDAPVAVTAS from the coding sequence GTGCCTAGTCACCGCATATCTAAAAAGCGGCGTTATGTCGGAATATCCCTGGCGGGTCTGGCCGTTCTGCTCGGTGGCGCGTTTGCCGCCGAGGCCGCCACTGCGGGGACGGTCTCCCGGCCCGCGCCGAAGATCTTCACCGGCCATGCTTTCGACACCTGCACCGCTCCGTCGCTGACTGCGATGAAGGGCTGGTACGCCACGTCGGTCTACCGCGGGGCCGCCGTGTATGTCGGCGGGAAGAACCGGGGCTGTGCCCAGCCGAACCTGACCGCCTCCTGGGTCAAGTCCGTGAGCTCTACGGGCTGGAAGCTGATTCCGCTGTACGTCGGTGCGCAGCCGCCCTGCCAGGCCAGCAACAATCCCGAGAAGATGACTGCGTCGAACGCCACCTCGCTGGCGGCCACCGACGCGGCCGACGCGGTGGCGAAGGAGGCGGCGCTCGGGATGAAGGCCGGCAGCCCCGTCTACCTCGATATGGAGTACTTCGACCCGAAGAACACCTCCTGCGTGAACACCGTCCTCAGCTATATCCGGTCCTTCGACAAGACCGTCAAGGCCAAGGGCTACTGGTCCGGCTTCTACGGCTTCAGCAACTCCAGCGCCGCCGTCGTCGCCAACGCCAAGACGCGCACGGACCTGCCGGAGATCCTCTGGTACGCCCGTTACGACGACGTCTACTCGACCACCAAGGGCTTCCCGTACGCCTCGACGCTCTACACCGGGCATCGCCGCGGGCACCAGTTCGCCGTCAACAAGAAGGTGACGCACACCGGGGGCACGCTCACCATCGACCGCGACGCCTGGGACGCGCCGGTCGCCGTGACGGCGTCATGA
- a CDS encoding ABC transporter ATP-binding protein translates to MHFQGILFMPISSVARFTALTQGYGGRHIIEDLNLSIYPGVTGLLGPNGAGKTTLFRTLATIAPPQSGELELFGKSVINERDVRKVRRRIGYLPQDFGYYPAFSITDFVRYCAWLREVPPKEAESATAEALAAVGLADRARDRMKSLSGGMLRRAGIAAAIVGSPSLLLLDEPTVGLDPAQRLDFRDLIRSLARGGAAIVLSTHLVEDVGAACDAVLVLSDGQVVHSGTPQQLAEASTPSAPGDSPLERGYMTVLGNSRPTEGSTC, encoded by the coding sequence ATGCATTTCCAGGGAATTCTCTTTATGCCGATTTCTTCCGTCGCTCGATTTACGGCGCTCACCCAGGGGTATGGTGGCCGACACATAATCGAAGATCTAAACCTATCCATCTATCCAGGTGTCACTGGATTGTTGGGCCCCAACGGAGCAGGCAAGACCACGCTGTTCCGCACTCTCGCCACGATTGCGCCACCGCAGAGCGGAGAACTGGAGCTCTTCGGTAAGTCCGTCATCAACGAACGGGACGTCCGGAAAGTCCGTCGTCGGATCGGTTACCTGCCTCAAGACTTCGGCTATTACCCAGCGTTCTCCATCACCGATTTCGTCCGTTACTGTGCCTGGTTGCGTGAGGTTCCGCCCAAGGAGGCCGAATCCGCGACAGCAGAGGCTCTGGCTGCCGTCGGACTAGCCGACCGAGCCCGCGACCGCATGAAGTCACTGTCTGGCGGGATGCTTCGCCGTGCCGGGATCGCTGCAGCCATCGTGGGTTCCCCTTCCCTGCTCCTCCTCGATGAGCCCACAGTCGGCCTTGACCCTGCGCAGCGCCTCGACTTTCGTGACCTCATTCGTTCCCTCGCGCGCGGGGGAGCTGCCATCGTGCTCAGTACACACCTGGTGGAAGACGTAGGCGCTGCCTGTGACGCTGTCCTTGTACTGAGCGATGGCCAGGTAGTTCACAGCGGTACTCCACAGCAACTGGCGGAAGCGTCCACACCGTCAGCTCCGGGAGACAGCCCGCTGGAGCGCGGCTACATGACCGTTCTGGGTAACAGTCGGCCGACAGAGGGAAGCACATGCTGA
- a CDS encoding ABC-three component system middle component 2 has product MEAHRPVMMPEDEVTFRLAQLLLLLDAVAGQDAKGASLERIGYYDFLSANPFLVVDSDGREGNMLRLAGFDPQVLSYASSSQRFTSRRERIQHDLGLLVAYGCCEVHNRNGAFAYAISNRGRELGARFTATYAASFTTAASIVVRRLRKLSDKALREQTARWLRPDGEGGPGAALLSVLGPGPQAPAMPWEG; this is encoded by the coding sequence GTGGAAGCACACCGGCCGGTGATGATGCCGGAGGACGAGGTGACCTTCCGGCTGGCGCAGCTGCTGCTGCTTCTCGACGCTGTCGCCGGACAGGACGCCAAGGGGGCGAGTCTGGAGCGCATCGGCTACTACGACTTCCTGTCGGCGAATCCCTTCCTCGTCGTCGATTCCGACGGCCGTGAGGGCAATATGCTCCGGCTGGCCGGGTTCGATCCGCAGGTGCTTTCGTACGCGTCCTCCTCGCAGCGCTTCACCAGTCGACGCGAGCGCATCCAGCACGACCTCGGACTGCTCGTGGCTTACGGGTGTTGCGAGGTGCACAACCGCAACGGCGCCTTCGCCTATGCGATCAGCAACCGCGGTCGGGAACTTGGGGCTCGCTTCACCGCCACCTACGCCGCGTCGTTCACCACTGCGGCGTCCATCGTCGTGCGTCGCCTGCGCAAGCTCAGCGACAAGGCGCTGCGGGAACAGACGGCACGGTGGCTGCGGCCGGATGGAGAGGGCGGGCCCGGTGCCGCGCTCCTCAGCGTCCTGGGACCGGGACCGCAGGCACCTGCCATGCCCTGGGAGGGATGA
- a CDS encoding permease, whose translation MQAVLHALSIAGSMTWEITWALILGLALSAVVQAVVRKSTVITLLGDDRPRTLAVAAGLGMASSSCSYAAVALARSLFRKGANFTAAMAFEIASTNMVVELGVILALLMGWQFTAAEFAGGPLMIVVLALLFRLLLRDGLLRRAREQAGHGLAGSMEGHAAMDMSVRGEGSFARRLFSRDGFTATSHVFVMEWAAILRDLVIGLLVAGAIAVWVPDSFWRTFFFDGHPLAAELWGPVIGPLVAMASFVCSIGNVPLAVVLWKGGISFGGVLAFVFADLLILPILNIYRKYYGARMTAFLLATFYAAMVVAGYVLEFAFGGLGLIPDRADARVPMDGVRWNYTTWLNIAFLFIGAAFLVRFFRTGGRNMLRMMGGPDEHGEHGEHD comes from the coding sequence ATGCAAGCCGTACTGCACGCACTGTCGATCGCCGGCTCCATGACCTGGGAGATCACCTGGGCCCTGATTCTCGGCCTCGCACTGTCCGCTGTCGTCCAGGCGGTGGTCCGCAAGTCCACCGTCATCACCCTGCTCGGCGACGACCGCCCCCGTACCCTCGCCGTGGCAGCCGGACTCGGCATGGCCTCGTCCTCGTGCTCCTACGCCGCGGTGGCCCTGGCCCGCTCACTGTTCCGCAAAGGAGCGAACTTCACGGCGGCGATGGCCTTCGAGATCGCCTCGACGAACATGGTGGTCGAACTCGGCGTGATCCTGGCCCTGTTGATGGGCTGGCAGTTCACCGCGGCCGAGTTCGCCGGCGGTCCCCTCATGATCGTCGTGCTGGCGCTGCTCTTCCGGCTGCTCCTGCGGGACGGGCTGCTGCGCCGGGCACGCGAACAGGCCGGGCACGGCCTGGCCGGATCGATGGAGGGCCACGCGGCGATGGACATGTCCGTACGGGGGGAGGGTTCCTTCGCGAGGCGGCTGTTCTCGCGGGACGGCTTCACGGCGACCTCGCACGTCTTCGTCATGGAGTGGGCGGCGATCCTGCGCGACCTGGTGATCGGCCTGCTCGTCGCCGGCGCGATCGCCGTCTGGGTCCCGGACTCCTTCTGGCGCACCTTCTTCTTCGACGGCCATCCCCTGGCGGCCGAACTGTGGGGCCCGGTCATCGGCCCGCTGGTGGCCATGGCCTCGTTCGTGTGCTCCATCGGGAACGTGCCGCTCGCGGTCGTGCTGTGGAAGGGCGGCATCAGCTTCGGCGGCGTCCTGGCGTTCGTCTTCGCGGACCTGCTGATCCTGCCGATCCTCAACATCTACCGGAAGTACTACGGCGCGCGGATGACGGCCTTCCTGCTCGCCACCTTCTACGCGGCCATGGTCGTCGCCGGATACGTCCTCGAGTTCGCCTTCGGCGGCCTGGGGCTCATCCCCGACCGGGCCGACGCGAGAGTCCCCATGGACGGCGTCCGCTGGAACTACACGACCTGGCTCAACATCGCCTTCCTGTTCATCGGCGCCGCGTTTTTGGTGCGGTTCTTCCGGACCGGCGGCAGGAACATGCTCCGCATGATGGGAGGCCCGGACGAGCACGGCGAGCACGGCGAGCACGACTGA
- a CDS encoding DNA recombination protein RecN, whose amino-acid sequence MTTMQPLPGIRIRRLRLAGVSRNYDVDFTQDQRVRDLSVVAGAFSSGKTAVLEFIAYGLGGKRHPRHLEVLRKVRSCLLEVELSGEPHVIERPVGEPSKVAYVRRGTLDSPPLSKPESRTIEPAGAPESLSALLLGHCKLEGVQLREAPSSRESRTDPLSIRDLMNLAFLPNERIASKNFLFENEYMKKHKLKQVVDVVFGVHDDRAVELGQRIKELGARLTQARSELAAARVFVDEQDVPTVGALIAEQYEGELRELTEQLRALDEAAQASTTFAGRLRREHQQAAQRARRAAGVVRDCETQLTRMMPLRAQYADDLVKLNMLAEAQRLFDPLSVTTCPACLNRLPAPPSVENGSCSLCSHELPHSDGHLTLGTATAEHSSDEERLNIAAEVRATKARLKEITAYIEGLDSSLATLKIQAEGAAIDEERAAAAVDEATSPTVTPFLAARDNLQRRREEVLRHLQHAENATKLQAGLEKRAALVERQEAQIERLREERDRLGDAAQDRDLVVGRINGRYSELLRQWHYPKLSQPMIDTNLVPHVRGDSYREASSGARTLLTLAWQLAAFEVAVETSAAHPGFLMIDSPQKNLGHGGTRDAVIADAIAIDDFYRHLTSWLAEQGAGAQVIIVDNSPPMLVEENVVVRYSRSEDRPPYGLIDDETTTDEGNPE is encoded by the coding sequence ATGACCACCATGCAGCCTCTGCCTGGCATCCGGATCCGGCGCCTGCGCCTTGCTGGCGTCAGCCGGAACTATGACGTCGATTTCACGCAGGACCAGCGGGTGCGGGACCTGTCCGTGGTGGCCGGGGCATTCAGCTCGGGCAAGACCGCGGTGTTGGAGTTCATCGCCTACGGCCTCGGTGGGAAGCGTCATCCACGGCATCTTGAGGTGTTGCGGAAGGTCCGTTCCTGCCTTCTGGAAGTCGAGCTGTCCGGCGAACCGCACGTCATCGAGCGGCCCGTCGGGGAGCCATCGAAGGTCGCCTACGTACGCCGGGGGACGCTGGACAGCCCGCCGCTCTCCAAACCTGAGAGCAGGACCATCGAGCCAGCGGGAGCCCCGGAGAGCCTCTCCGCTCTGCTGCTGGGGCACTGCAAGCTCGAAGGTGTCCAGCTGCGGGAGGCGCCCTCCAGCCGTGAGTCCCGGACCGACCCCCTGAGCATCCGCGACCTCATGAACCTCGCGTTCCTGCCCAACGAGCGCATAGCCTCCAAGAACTTCCTGTTCGAGAACGAGTACATGAAGAAGCACAAGCTGAAGCAGGTGGTCGACGTCGTCTTCGGCGTTCACGACGACCGAGCCGTCGAGCTTGGGCAACGCATCAAGGAACTGGGCGCCCGGCTCACCCAGGCACGCTCCGAACTCGCCGCAGCACGAGTGTTCGTCGACGAGCAGGACGTTCCCACCGTTGGCGCGCTGATCGCTGAGCAATACGAAGGCGAGCTACGGGAGCTGACCGAGCAGCTACGAGCCCTCGACGAGGCAGCGCAAGCCAGCACCACCTTCGCTGGACGTCTGCGCCGCGAACACCAGCAAGCTGCCCAGCGCGCCCGGCGAGCTGCCGGCGTGGTACGTGATTGCGAGACGCAACTCACCCGGATGATGCCCCTGAGGGCGCAGTACGCGGACGACCTCGTCAAGCTCAATATGCTGGCCGAAGCGCAGCGTCTGTTCGACCCACTCAGTGTCACAACCTGCCCCGCGTGCCTAAATCGGCTGCCCGCTCCCCCGTCGGTGGAGAACGGCTCGTGCAGTCTGTGCAGCCACGAGCTGCCCCACAGCGACGGGCACCTGACGCTCGGCACCGCCACGGCCGAACACTCGTCGGATGAAGAGCGGCTGAATATCGCGGCCGAGGTCAGAGCCACCAAGGCCCGTTTGAAGGAGATCACTGCCTACATCGAGGGCCTGGACAGCTCGCTCGCCACGTTGAAGATTCAGGCAGAAGGCGCCGCCATCGACGAAGAACGTGCCGCGGCCGCGGTCGACGAAGCCACTTCGCCCACCGTCACCCCGTTCCTCGCCGCTCGCGACAACCTCCAGCGTCGGCGCGAGGAAGTCCTCCGTCACCTTCAGCATGCCGAGAACGCGACGAAGCTTCAGGCTGGCCTGGAGAAGCGTGCCGCGCTCGTGGAGCGGCAGGAGGCACAGATCGAACGCCTGCGGGAGGAACGCGACCGGCTGGGAGATGCCGCACAGGACCGGGACTTGGTCGTCGGCAGAATCAACGGCCGGTACAGCGAACTCCTGCGGCAGTGGCACTACCCGAAACTCAGCCAGCCGATGATCGACACGAATCTGGTTCCTCACGTACGCGGCGATTCCTACCGCGAGGCATCATCCGGCGCCCGAACACTCCTGACCCTGGCCTGGCAGCTGGCCGCCTTCGAGGTGGCCGTCGAAACATCGGCCGCCCACCCCGGCTTCCTCATGATCGACAGCCCGCAGAAGAACCTGGGCCACGGCGGCACCCGGGACGCGGTAATTGCGGACGCGATCGCCATCGACGACTTCTACCGCCACCTGACCAGCTGGTTGGCTGAACAGGGAGCCGGCGCCCAGGTGATCATCGTCGACAACAGTCCGCCCATGCTCGTAGAGGAGAACGTCGTGGTCAGGTACAGCCGTAGCGAGGACCGGCCCCCCTATGGGCTGATCGACGACGAGACCACTACAGACGAAGGCAACCCTGAATGA